In Pseudomonas sp. p1(2021b), the genomic window ATTCAGCGCTGCCCTCGAGGCTTATGCAGTACCTATGGGAGCTGGCTTGCCGGCGATAGCGCCAGGGCATGCCGCCCCCAGCCAAGAGATCCCCAATGCCCAACAAGCCCCAGCCGCCCGTCGCCCGTAGAGACAACGCCGCCGACCCCTACGCTTGGCTGCAGCAGCGAGACACGCCCGAGGTACTCGCCTACCTGCAGGCCGAGAACGCCTACCAGCAAGCCTGCCTGGCCGACCAGGCGCCCCTGCGCGAACAGCTGTTCGAGGAAATCAAGGCGCGCATCCTCGAAACCGACCTATCGTTGCCCTCCCCCTGGGGGCCATACCTGTACTACACCCGCACTACGGCCGGCGACGAATACCCGCGTCACTACCGCTGCCCACGCCCAGCCGATGACTCCAATACCGTCGACCAAAGCCAGGAACAACTGCTGCTCGACCCCAACGCCCTGGCCAATGGCGGCTTCCTGTCCCTGGGCGCCTTCAACGTCAGCCCCGACCACCGCCTGCTGGCCTACAGCCTCGACACCAGCGGCGACGAGGTCTACACCTTGTACGTGAAGGACCTGGCCAGCGGCACGGTCACCGCCCTGCCCTTCGACGACTGCGACGGCAGCCTGACCTGGGCCAACGACAGCCAGACGCTGTTCTTCGCCGAACTGGACGACACCCACCGCCCTTGGCGCCTGCGCCGCCATACCCTGGGCAGCCGCGAGGCCCAGACCGTGTTCGAAGAACCCGACGGGCGCTTCTTCCTGCATTGCTACCGGGCCAGCTCCGAGCGCCAACTGGTGCTGCTGCTCAACAGCAAGACCACCAGCGAAGCCTGGGTACTCGATGCCGCGACCCCGAATGCGGCTTTCACCTGCCTGGCACCACGGGTCGAGGGCCACGAGTACTTCCCTGACCACGGCCAGCTCGACGGCCAGTGGCGATGGTTCATCCGCAGCAACCAGGACGGCATCAACTTCGCCCTGTTCCAAGCCCCGGCCGAGCAAGTGCCCAGCCGCGAGCAATGGCAGGTGCTGGTACCGCACAGCGACCAGGTCATGCTCGAAGGCCTGAGCCTGAATGCCAGCGCCCTGACCCTGAGCCTGCGCGAAGGCGGCCTGCCGATCATCGAAGTGCGGCCCCAGGGCCTGGCGCCCTACCGTGTCGAACTGCCGGATGCCGCCTACAGCCTGTATGTGCAGGACAGCCTGGAGTTCGCCAGCACCCGTGTGCGGCTGCGCTATGAAGCGCTCAACCGACCGGCCCAGGTGCGCCAGTTGGACTTGGCCACCGGCGAGCAGGTTGTGCTCAAGCAGACCCCGGTACTGGGCGAGTTCGATGCCGACGACTACGTCAGCGAACGCCTATGGGCCGTGGCCAAGGACGGCACCCGCGTCCCCATCAGCCTGGTGCGTCGGCGCGACGACCTGGGCCAGTGCGTACCGCTGTACCTCTACGGTTATGGTGCCTACGGCGAGAGCCTCGACCCGTGGTTCTCCCACGCCCGCCTGAGCCTGTTGCAACGCGGCGTGGCCTTCGCCATCGCCCATGTGCGCGGTGGCGGCGAGCTGGGCGAAGCCTGGTACCGGGCGGGCAAGCAGGCGCACAAGCAGAACAGTTTCGACGACTTCATCGCCTGCGCCGAACACCTGATCGCCGAGGGCGTGACCACCCGCGAACGCCTGGCCATCAGCGGCGGCAGCGCTGGTGGCCTGCTGATGGGCGCGGTACTCAACCAGCGCCCGGAGCTGTTCCGCTGCGCCATCGCCGAGGTGCCGTTCGTCGATGTGCTCAATACCATGCTCGACCCGGACCTGCCGCTGACCATCACCGAGTACGACGAATGGGGCAACCCCGAGGAGCCGGAGGTCTACCAGCGGATCAAGGCCTACGCCCCCTACGAGAACGTCAAGGCCCAGGCCTACCCGGCCATGCTGGTGGTCGCCGGCTACAACGACAGCCGCGTGCAGTATTGGGAAGCGGCCAAATGGGTGGCGCGACTGCGTACCTGCAAGACCGATGACAACCTGCTGCTGCTCAAGACCGAGATGGGCGCCGGGCACGGCGGCATGAGCGGGCGATACCAGGGGCTACGCGATGTGGCGTTGGAATATGCGTTCGTGCTTGGGGAGCTGGGGGTGTGATGGCTATTGGGGTTCGCCGAGAGGTTTTCACCGGCGGTGAGATCGCGCGGCGCGATCTCACAAACGCCGACGAATCATCGGCGAACCCTACCGGCCCGATTCGCTCTTCTCGACCTTCGGCGGCTCCTGCAACCCCGGCAACGGCTGGTCCTTGGGCGGCCCAGGCACCGGCATCGGCGGCAGCAGCGGCGCGCCGGGCTGGTTGTCACCGGCCTTGGGCGGCGTGCTCGGGGTGATCTGTGGATAAGGGGTCGGTGTCGGCGTACCCGGTGCGCCGGGCACCGGCGTGAGGAGCCGTGGCTGCTGGCCAGCCGCGTCGGCCAGCGGCGCGACGGCGAGAATCAGCACGGCGAGGATCGCATGGACCATCGGCAACCTCCTGTCAGGGTATCCCTACAGGCTATGCCCAATCAGGCGTTTTCGCCTGTCCGACCAGGGTACAGGCGCGCTAGACTCAGTGACATAACCGTCATCTACCCGATTACAACAAAGGTAACACCATGAGTTCGGCCTCCACCTCCGCCGCCACCGCCCGTCTCGAGCGCATCCTTGCCGACGCCAAGCGCGACAAGGAAATGGGCTACCGCGACAAGGCCCTGAAGATGTACCCGCATGTCTGCGGTCGCTGTGCCCGCGAGTTCTCCGGCAAGCGCCTGTCGGAGCTGACCGTGCACCACCGCGACCACAACCACGACAACAACCCCCAGGACGGCTCGAACTGGGAACTGCTGTGCCTGTACTGCCACGACAACGAGCATTCGCGCTACACCGACCAGCAGTACTTCAGTGAAGGGTCCACCAGCACGCCGAGCATCGCCAAGGCCACCCACAACCCGTTTGCCGGGTTGGCGAGCCTGCTCAAGAAGGACTGACCCTCGAATCGCCCCCACTGCTGCCGGTGAGCCCGTATAATCGCGCTTTTTGCGAAGGGCCCCGGTACGTGGCAAACAAACGGTACAGCTGCATCGGCCTGTTCAACCCCAAGTCCGCCGAGAACGTAGGTTCGGTGATGCGTGCGGCGGGTTGCTATGGCGTCAACTCGGTGTTCTACACCGGCAAGCGCTATGAGCGCGCCCGCGACTTCGTCACCGACACCAAGCGCGTGCACTACGACATCCCGCTGATCGGCATCGACGACCTGCAGCGCATCATCCCCTTGGGGTGCACCCCGGTGGCCGTGGAGCTGGTCGAAGGTGCCCGCCCGCTTCCCGAATACACCCACCCTGACCGCGCCCTCTATATCTTCGGCCCCGAAGACGGCAGCCTCGACGCGAGCGTGCGCGCCTGGTGCGAAGAGACCATCTACATCCCCACCGAGGGCTGCATGAACCTGGCGGCGACCGTCAATGTGGTGCTGTACGACCGCATGGCCAAGGGGCTCAATACCCGTTCGGGGCCCAAATTCAAATAAAACCGCCCTGCATAGCCAGTACCGCCCTTCTCGCACCACCCGGCAATCGGACTGAACGGGCAGGTGGCGCAGCAGGTCAGCTGCATACACCTCAACTGGAGCGTTCGTCATGCGAGATACCCCTTTGCTTGTGCACACACGCAACGTCCACGGCTGGGAGCGCGCCAGCTCCCTGGCCGGTGGCGCCTTGATGATCAGCAAGGGCCTGCGCCACGGCGGCCTGGTCGGCCTGCTGCAGATCGTGGTGGGTGGCATGGCCCTGGCCCGGGGCGTCAGTGGGCACTGCTCGACCAAGGCCTGGTGGCAGCGACACCGGGCCGATTACCTGCGACTTCGCGGGGACATCGAACGCGGCGCTGCAGAGCTCAAGGCGCTCAAGGCCAGCGCCGAGGCGGCGACACAGGGCGTGACGGTGACCGGGGTCGAGACTAAGGCCAAGGGCTGAGGCGGCAGGGCCGTCCTGTCAATGCAGGACCTTGCTCTCCAGCACCTCGGACCGCCGCCCCAGCACGCTCTCGCTGAGCTGGATGAATTCCTCGGTGCTGACGCTGGGCAGGCGCATCAATGCCCGGGTGACATCGTCCAGCGAGCGCTTGTCGTGGGTGTGCAGGCGGATCTCGCGATCCAGCGCCTGTAGCAGCAGCACGCCTCGGGCAACCTGGCCGACATCGGCGTGTTCACCACGCAGCCGGGAAACCTTGGCGCCACGCTTGTGCAGGCGTGCCTGCCAGGCCTCATAGCGGTTGTCGCTGATGCCGCCGGCGCGGCGCAGCAATTCGGTGGCGTAGTAGTCGGCCAGGCTTTCGCCCAGCCAGTCGCTGCCGTCACGGTCGTTGACCTGGGCGAACAGCTGCACCAGCTCACGCAGCAGCGGGCTGGCGCCGCTCTCGCCGATCAGCGGGCGGGTGCTGTGCAGGTAGATGGAGTTATGCCCGGCCAGTGCGCCCCGCCACATCTCGTCGCGAGCGCCTACCAGCAATAGCTTGGGCGGGTTGCGCGGGAACACCGCCTGCAATTGTGGCCAGACGAAGGTCAGCAGGGTCAGGGTGTCCATCCGACGCATGCCCTGCCCCTGCGGCGCGGCCACGGTCACTTCGGTGTCGCCCAAGCGCGCGCGGCGGCTGCCCAGGTTGCCAGCCAGCATCCAGCCGGTGGGCCGGTCGAACAGCCGCGAGACATCGTCGATGCGAAACTTCTGCTTGCCGATGCGCGGCCAGGCGGTTTCGACGCTTTTCCAGCCGCCCGGCAGCTCGAACGTCAGGCGCGCCACCAGCTCGGTGCCATCCTGCTGGTCCAGGCGCGCCGGCGGTACCAACTGGTCACCGCGCAGCAGCGCCCAATCCGGGGTTATACGGCTCTCGTAGGCACCGCCGCGTGGTTTCTGGTCCAGCTGCACACGATAGCTGAGCCGGGGTTTGCCCGCGGCCGGGTGCCAGACGCCCCGCTCGCCCTGTACCTGCCATTGGCCATCGGCCTGGAAGTCGCTGTAGGCGCCCTGCTTGCCCAGGTCGAAATCCAGGCTGCGCACGGCGCTGCCATCGGCCAGGGTCAACCGCACCTCGGCCTGGCCGCTGGCCGGCAACAGGCGCACCTGGTAGTCCAGGTCGACCTTCTTGGCCCACGCCGGCGCACAGGCCACCAGGCCCAGGACCCACAACAGATGGCAACGCATGCAGAACTCCTTGTTCCAGAGGCGAAAGTAAAGGCAGGCGCGAGTCGCTCAGCTCGCGCGGAAGATCAGGTGATCCTCCCAGTCGTCTTCGTCGACATCATGCTCGCTGAGCATGCGCCCGGACTGGGAGATACGTTGTTCGTGCACCTGCGTGCGGTCGCCGCATACCAGGTGGTGCCAGGCTGGCAGGTCCTTGCCTTCGCTGACCAGGCGATAGCCGCAGGTGCTCGGCAGCCATTTGAACTGGTCGGCCTTGCCGGGGGTGAGCTGGATGCAGTCGGGCACCTGGGCGAAGCGGTTGGGGTAGTCGCTGCACTGGCAGGTGGTCAGGTCCAGCAGCTTGCAGGCGATACGCGTGTAGTAGACGCTGTTGTCGTCCTCGTCCTCGAGCTTCTGCAGACAGCACAGCCCGCAGCCATCGCAGAGCGACTCCCACTCCTGCAGGTCGAGCTGTTCAAGGGTCTTGCGCCGCCAGAAGGGCGCGTTGTCGGCGATCATCACACGTGTTCCTGCATTGAACTTCAATCCGCGGCGCGCGGCGGCGCCAGTCTAGAGCCTGTCCGGGGCCAATGCCAGACCGCTTGTCAGTGCCGGCTGGACGCAGTAGCGTGCGCGCTTTCCCCGTCCCTTTGCAGGAGCAGCCATGAGCGCCAACCCACGCATCGCCGACTATGCGATCAACGAGCAATTCATCAACCGCTGGTCGCCACGGGCCTTCACCGCCGAGGGCATCTGCGAGGAAACGCTGTTGAGCTTCCTCGAAGCCGCCCGCTGGGCGCCGTCGGCCTTCAACTCGCAACCCTGGCGGTTCCTCTACGCGCGCCGCGACACGGCGAACTGGGAGCGCTACCTGGGCATCCTCAACGAAGCCAACCGCAGCTGGGCGCAGCATGCCTCGGCCCTGGTACTGGTGATGTCCAAGACCACCTTCGCCGCCCCCGGTGCCAGCGAGGAAAGACCAGCGCTGTGGCACACCTTCGACACCGGCTCAGCCTGGGGGCACATGGCGTTGCAGGCCAGCATCAGCGGCTGGCACACCCATGGCATGGCCGGCTTCGACCAGGACCTGGCACGCCAGGAGTTGAAGATTCCCGAAGGCTACGTGCTGCATGCCATGGTCGCGATCGGCAAGCTGGGCGACAAGGCCAGCCTGGCCGAGGCCCTGCAGGCCCGCGAAATGCCAAGCCCACGCCGGCCGTTGAGCGAGTTGGCGGCCGAGGGTGATTTCAGCCTGTAAACCAGGGCTGGCCCTATCGCGGGACAAGCCCGCTCCCACAACTGCTGCGCCGCCTCTGCAGCGACTGTAAACCTGTGGGGCTTGTCCCGCGATAGAGCCGACTCAATATCCGCGCTGAAAGTCCACTTCCCCGCGCAACCCCTGCCCCGCCTGGTACGCCTGCACATTCTCGACGAACAACCGCACCATTGCCGCCGGCGAAGTGGGCGCCGAGCTATGCCCAGTCAGCAGCAAGCCCCAGGCGGTCCAGAACGGGTGCTGCCGGGGCAACGGCTCCTGGCGACAGACATCGATCACTGCCCCGGCCAGGTGGCCTTCCTTCAAGGCGTGCACCAGGTCGGCGTCGACCACCGCCACGCCGCGCCCGGCATTGATGAACAGTGCGCTGGGCTTGAAGCGCTTGAACAGCGCCGCATCGTACAGGTCGTGGGTGGCCGGGGTGTCCGGCAGCAGGTTGAGCACGTAGTCGGCCTGCTCCACCATGCGAGGCAGCTCTTCGAGCCCAGCCACCTCGACGAACGGCGCCTGTTCCCGCGCCTGGCTGGCGACACCGTGAAGGATCGCCCCGAACGGCACCAGGAACTCGGCGACCCGCTGGCCGATATCCCCCGTGCCGACCACCAGCACCCGACGCCCCTCCAGGCTACGCCCCGGACGGTCATCCCAGCGCCGCTCCACCTGGCTGACCAGGCGCGCCAGCACATCGCGCTCGTGAATCAGCATGTAGGTGAGCATGTATTCGGCCATTACCTGGCCGAAGATGCCCACGGCACGGGTCAGGCGATAGTCACGTGGCAGCCCTTCGGCCAGCAGCGGGGTGATGCCGGCCCAGGTGGACTGTATCCACTCGGGGCGATGGCCCTGGCGCAGGAGGCTGGCCAGCAGGTCCGGCTGGCCCAGCCACACCGGGCAACCGGCGGCCTGGCGCGCAAGCTCGGCGGAATCATTGCTGGTGACGATTTCCAGCGTCGGCGCCGCCTCGCCGAGCAGGCGGGCATAGTTGGCATGATCCTGTTCAGCGATCAGAACGCGCATGTACGAAACAACCTTGGCAAACAACGAAGACGGCCCGACAGGCGGGCCGCTTGACGAACGATGGGGACCAGGCCGGAATCAGGCCGGGTCGTTGCGGCGCAGCAGCTCTTCGGGCAAGTGCTCGATGTAGTCGTCCTCGGGCGGCGGCATCTGCAGGTGGTAGCCCTGGTTGTCGAGGTTCTCCAGCACCTTGGCGATATCCTCCCGGGCCAGCTTGCGCTCGGGGGTCAGCACCAGGTCGAAGGCATGCACGGGAGTGCCGAAGAACGGCAGCAGAGCTTCGGGAACGCGCGCCAGGCCCTCGGCCTTGAGCACGTAGAGGTACATTTCGTTCTTGCGGGGGCTCTTGTAGATCGAGCAGATACGTTTCATCAGGGTTCTCCGGCGCCTGCCAGGTTGTCCAGCAGGGCCTGGCCCATCCGCTCACGGCGCCAGCCGCGCAGCGAATCGGGCAGTTGGTAGGGGCCATTGGGGAAGCCGCTCTTGAGCAGGGCTTCGAGGGTTTTCTTGCGCAGCATCAGCTCCGGTGCGATGCCCAGGCGCTCGCCTTCGGCCTGGCCGACCGCGCGCAGGCGCTTGAGCATGCCCGAGGCTTCGATCGGCAACGGCTCGGGCAAGGCCTGCGGCCACTGCTCGGCCGGCAGGCTCGCGGCGCGCTTGATCAGGTCGAGGAGGAACTGGCCGTCCTGGCGGATAGTGCGCGGGTGCATGTCGTCGATCTTGGCCAGGGCCGAGAGGTTGTCCGGCTGGCTCTTGGCCATGGGCCACAACGAATGCTCGCGCAATACCCGATTGCGCGGCAGGTCGCGGCTGCGCGCCTCGCGCTCGCGCCAGGCGCACAGCTCGCGCAGCACCGCCAGTTGCTGTGGGTTCAGCTTCCAGGCGAGCTTGACTTCGCGGTACAGGGTCTCGGGTTCTACCTCGCGGCGCAGCTGGGCGACCAGCTCGGCGCCATCTTCCAGCACCCAGGCGTACTTGTCGTCGGACAGGCGCGGGCGCAGGGCACTGAACAACTCGGCCAGGTGTACGGCGTCTTCGGCGGCATAGCTGACCTGGGTATCCGACAGCGGGCGCTGCAGCCAGTCCGAACGGGTCTCGCCCTTGGGCAGCTCCAGGCCCAGCACGTCCTGCACCAGGCGCGAATAGCCCATGGAGAAACCGATGTTCAGGTAGCCGGCGGCCAGCTGGGTGTCGAACAGCGGTTGCGGCAGCTTGCCGGTCAGGCGCAGAAGCACTTCCAGGTCTTCGCTGCAGGCATGCAGCACCTTGACCACGCCCTGGTCGTCGAGCAGCTCGGCCAGCGGCTGCCAATCGCGGATCAGCAACGGGTCGATCAGGTACGCCCGGTTGCCTTCACCGACCTGGATCAGGCCGGCCTTGGGGTAGAAGGTGTCGACCCGCATGAATTCGGTGTCGAGCGCTACGAAGGGCAGTTCGCGCCAGCCCCGGCAGTGTTCGGCCAGGGTCTGGTCGTCACGTATCCAGTGTATTTCGATGGCCACGAGGCTCTCCCACAAATATTGGCGCGCAGTATATACGGCGCGGGCATTAGGGGTGAAACCTGCGCCATCCTTGGTTTGATCAACGGTCAGCGGTCATCCAGGGGCGACAGCTGGCGAACATGTCCATCGATTGCTGGTAGACCTCGGTGCGCACCTGCAACAGGCCGAGCATCGAATGGAACAGGTTGTCCTGGCTCAACGGTGCGTCGCGCAGGCGGCCCAGGCAGTCGCTGTCGAGCGAGAAGTCCTGCCGGTAGCTGTCGGAGAACCACATCAACAAGGGCACGTGACGCTGCTGTTCCGGGGCCAGCATATAGGGCGTGCCGTGCAGGTAGAGGTTGTATTCGCCCAGGGATTCGCCGTGGTCGGAAAGGTAGATCATCGCCGTGTCGACCTTGTCCTGGCGGCTGCGCAGCAGGTCGATCAGCGAAGCCAGCACCTGGTCGGTGTAAACCAAGGTATTGTCGTAACTGTTGACGATCGATTGCTCGTCGCACTGGTTCAGGGCATTGCTCTGGCATACCGGAGTGAAGCGCTGGGCGCTGGCCGGGTAGCGCTTGTAGTAGTCGGGGCCGTGGCTGCCCATCTGGTGCAGCACCAGCACGGTGTCGTGGTCGAGGTTGTCGAGCAACTCGCCCAGGCCCTGCAGGAGGATCTCGTCGCGACACTCGCCGTCAGCGCACAGTTTCGGGTCCTTGAGGTTGCTGACGTCGACGAACTGCACCCGGTCGCAGGTGCCTTTGCAGCCGGACTGGTTGTCGCGCCACTGCACGCTGAGGCCGGTACGCTGGAGGATGTCCAGAAGCCCCTCGCGGTTCTTGGCGATGCGGGCGTCGTAGTCCTTGCGCGGCATGCCGGAGAACATGCACGGCACCGACACGGCCGTCTCGGTGCCGCAGGAATACACATCGGAGAACGCCAGCAGGCCCTGCTCCTTGCCCAGGTTCGGGGTGGTGTCACGGCCGTAGCCCAGTACGCCGAAGTTCTGCGCCCGGGCGCTCTCGCCCACCACCAGCACGGTCAGCGACTTGCGCGCATGGCGTTGCCAGGCGGCGCTGTCGCGCTTGGCGTCCTCTCCGTAGTGCTGGAAGGGACGGGCGGCGCTGCCCAGGCGTTCACCGACATAGCCGAACGAGGCCCCGACGATGTTGCTCGGGGTGAGCATCAGGCGGATCTCGTGGTGGTTGCGAAACAGTGAAGCCAAGCCTTGGTAATTGACCAGTGCCACCGAGCCCAGGGCTGCGACGCACGCGCCGCTGACCACCAGCTTGCCGAACAGCTCGCGGTGCCAGGGGCGATAGGCGATGGGGGCCTTCCACACCAACAACGAAGGCAGTATGCCGAGCAGGATCACATACAGGGCGAACTTCAGGGAAAGCAGGTCACGTACTTCCGTGACATTGGTTTCGGCGATATTACGAAACATGCCGGTGTCGACCAGTACACCATATTGGTTCATGAAGTAGGCGACGCCTGCACCACTCATGAACAACAGGATCAGCACCGGCTTGAGTACGTACTTGAACGCCACCAAGGTGAGGATGAGATTGAACGCGAAAAATATCAGCACGGCGAATGCCAACAGCAGCCACAGCCCCACCATGCCGGGCGGAACCACGGCCTGAAGATGCTCCCAAAGCGCGGTGTTGAAACCGATCAACAGGTAAAGACTGGCCAGCAACGTGACCCATTCGGCCCGCAGGGTTTTGAAGTTCGGCATGATGTTCGCAGATGAGAGTTGTTATCGGCCGTCGCACCAGGCGGGGCACCGGGGAAGTTGGCCGAACTCTAGAAAGCGTGCCATCAATTTTTCGTGAAAAAGACGCCAACGAATAATGGACGGTGCGTTTTTTCCAGATGAAATGAATTTCATGTTTGCCGGTACCGCGTGCGGCCCCTTGGCGCACCCTCCCTCCGCAACCGGGCAAAGGCGACTATCCTCAAGGTTCAGGACTTTTTGCCAACCCCTGACCCGAGGTGAAGAAATGCCAGTCCCGCATGATCTGCTCGCTGACCTGCACATTTCCGCTGACGATTTCCAGGCGCTGATCGACAAGGACCAGACGCTCCATCAACTGCACAAGGAGTACAACGCCAAGGACAAGGAGGTGGTGGCCGCCGAAGGTAACGGCACTGCCGACGATGCGGTGAACCGCCTGCGCAAGGAGCGCTTGTTGCTCAAGGACAAGATCGAACGGATCGTTCATCCGGCAAGGTGATTGCACAGACCGATCCCCTTCGCGGGTGAACCCGCTCCCACAGATTCGTGCATGCTCTGTGGGAGATCACCCAGCCCTTTGGGCTGCGCTGTCGCGCAGAGAACAAGTGGCTAGCGCCGCCTTCTTCGTGTAGGAGCGGGCTTGTCCCGCGATTGGGCCGGCCCAGCCGCCGCGGCTGTATGGCAAGGGCTTCGCCCTTGATCGCGGGACAAGTCGGACCGCCGCACCGCCGCTCCTACAGGCTTTGTCAAATCAATGAGTTATGCGTTGTTCTATGAGAGCGGGTTCACCCGCGAATGCATCAGCTCTCGGCCGACGCCTTGAGCGCCGTGTCCAGATCCTCGATCAGGTCGCGGTAGTCCTCGATCCCGACCGACAGGCGCAGCAGGTTCTCGCTGATGCCCATCTGCCCCTTCTGCTCTGGGCTCAGGGAATTGTGCGACATGCTCCAGGAATGGTTGATCATGCTCTCCACCCCGCCCAGCGAGTCGGCCAGCACGAAGATCGACAACGCTTCCACCAGGCGGTTGACCGCGGCCCGGTCACCCTTGATCTTCATCGCCACCACCGCCCCGCCGGTGCGCATCTGGCGCTTGCACAGCGCATGCTGCGGGTGGCTTTCAAGTTCCGGGTAGTACACCTGCTCGACCTGCGGATGCCCCTCGAGGAAGCGCGCCACGTGCAGGGCATTGGCGCATTGGCGTTCCATACGCACGTCCAGGGTCTTGAGCCCGCGCAGGGCCAGGTAACAGTCGAACGGCCCCTGGATCGCACCAACGGCCATGCTGATCCGTCGCAGGCGCTTGAGCAGCTCGTCGTTGGCGGCGACCACCACGCCGCCGATCAGGTCGGAGTGGCCACCGATGTACTTGCTCGCCGAATGCATCACCAGGTCCACACCGAGGGTGATCGGCCGCTGGTTCCAGGGCGAGCAGAAGGTGTTGTCGATGCAGGTGAGGATGCCGCGCTCGCGGGCCAGCTTGCAGACCGCCTCGATGTCCACCAAGTGCAGCAATGGGTTGGTCGGCGACTCGATCCAGATCAGCTGGGTCTCGGGGCGGATGGCCGCAGCCACGGCATCCAGGTCATTGAGGTCGACATAGGTGGTACTCAAGCCCGAGGTACGGCTGCGGTAGTCTTCCATCAGGCGGAAGGTGCCGCCGTAGACCCCGTTCATCACCACCACATGGGCATCCTTGGACAACAGCTCGAGCACAGTGGCTGTGGCCCCCACGCCCGAGGCGGTGGCCACTGCACCTGCGCCTTCCTCGAGGGCGGCGACACAGGTTTCGTAGGCATGCCGGGTCGGGTTGCTGACCCGGCTGTAGGCGTATTCGGGGTTGTCGTCCAGGCCGCGCTTGATGAACGAGCTGGTGGTGACGATGGCCGGGAAGATGGCATTGTCGGCGACGCTGGACTGCTCGCCGGCGTGGATGGTGCGGGTGGCGAAATTGCGCGGCTTTTCGGACATGGTCGGGTCCATTGACTCTGCTGAGGTTGGAAAGCGCCACTATCGCATATCCGGTGGGGCGCCGCTGAACGGGAATGAACCTGCGCCACGCCCGTGCCGGCTATTCTTTTCGTACCCCGATCGCGCTAGTCTCGAGAAACTTTTTCTCCCACCGGCCGACCATCGCATATGGACAGTTTCGACCAACACATCCTCACCCTCCTCCAGCGTGACGCCTCGATGTCCCTCAAGGACCTGGCCG contains:
- a CDS encoding YdcH family protein, with the protein product MPVPHDLLADLHISADDFQALIDKDQTLHQLHKEYNAKDKEVVAAEGNGTADDAVNRLRKERLLLKDKIERIVHPAR
- a CDS encoding trans-sulfuration enzyme family protein → MDPTMSEKPRNFATRTIHAGEQSSVADNAIFPAIVTTSSFIKRGLDDNPEYAYSRVSNPTRHAYETCVAALEEGAGAVATASGVGATATVLELLSKDAHVVVMNGVYGGTFRLMEDYRSRTSGLSTTYVDLNDLDAVAAAIRPETQLIWIESPTNPLLHLVDIEAVCKLARERGILTCIDNTFCSPWNQRPITLGVDLVMHSASKYIGGHSDLIGGVVVAANDELLKRLRRISMAVGAIQGPFDCYLALRGLKTLDVRMERQCANALHVARFLEGHPQVEQVYYPELESHPQHALCKRQMRTGGAVVAMKIKGDRAAVNRLVEALSIFVLADSLGGVESMINHSWSMSHNSLSPEQKGQMGISENLLRLSVGIEDYRDLIEDLDTALKASAES
- a CDS encoding phosphoethanolamine transferase is translated as MPNFKTLRAEWVTLLASLYLLIGFNTALWEHLQAVVPPGMVGLWLLLAFAVLIFFAFNLILTLVAFKYVLKPVLILLFMSGAGVAYFMNQYGVLVDTGMFRNIAETNVTEVRDLLSLKFALYVILLGILPSLLVWKAPIAYRPWHRELFGKLVVSGACVAALGSVALVNYQGLASLFRNHHEIRLMLTPSNIVGASFGYVGERLGSAARPFQHYGEDAKRDSAAWQRHARKSLTVLVVGESARAQNFGVLGYGRDTTPNLGKEQGLLAFSDVYSCGTETAVSVPCMFSGMPRKDYDARIAKNREGLLDILQRTGLSVQWRDNQSGCKGTCDRVQFVDVSNLKDPKLCADGECRDEILLQGLGELLDNLDHDTVLVLHQMGSHGPDYYKRYPASAQRFTPVCQSNALNQCDEQSIVNSYDNTLVYTDQVLASLIDLLRSRQDKVDTAMIYLSDHGESLGEYNLYLHGTPYMLAPEQQRHVPLLMWFSDSYRQDFSLDSDCLGRLRDAPLSQDNLFHSMLGLLQVRTEVYQQSMDMFASCRPWMTADR